From the Argentina anserina chromosome 3, drPotAnse1.1, whole genome shotgun sequence genome, the window ACACAGAGAAAATACATGAATAGACGCAAGAGAATTTTGTAAGCAAATACACCAGTACAATTTCAGTATATGTTAACCTGAAGATTTTATGTTGGAGGCTGCTTGATATTAAAATTGAAGTCCTCATTCCGTGTTGGCTCTTTCGTCCTGCCAGAAATTAATTATTCGTAAACAAAATCACTTATGGTTGAAATGAGGAACAAGTCCATAAATTTATGGATTCATCGAATTTCTGACCAATGATATTTATGCAGCAAAACATGAATACAACTGAAAAGTCTCACATTTTTCAAGATCCTACGCTCCTTTCCAGTATAAGGTAACAATGGAAACCAAACAATTTCACAATCAGCAAAGAATATGTGAAGTTCCATCATCATATCATATAAAACTTAACCCCATTTAATCTTGCTCTTGACAACTTGACCATCTATTTGCATGATCACATATGGATCACTTGTTCCCTAAACACGCACCAAATATCAAAACAGATCGGCAAAAATGCAAGAAGATTGATAGCACAACTCATCACAGTAACTAATCATTGTAAAACACTAATGCAGCAGGAGGACTGATACTGATAACCAACCCAAGGATCTAGGGCAGGAAGATCGACGTCTTACTTCAACTTAACTGGTAGTCGATTAAATCTAGGATCTTCaaatcaaatcttttaatACTTGAAGGTAAGGAATACACTACATCTCATTCTAACAGAGAATAGGTTCCCACTGATTGAAGAGAATGTGAAGGAATGGAAAAGACACGGCACACCCCAAAGGTCACTTAAAACCAGTAAAAGAGACAAGGTGATGGCAATGGGAATAGCAGAAGACTTCATATACCTCAACTGCAACTCATCCACAGCATTGAGGTAAGCTTAGAATTTTACATAAATAACAGCAATAATATTACTAAGCTGCAAAAGTCATAAGCTAACTCTACAAATTCAGATATGGCTAAGAAAGGGCACAACAAAAAGTGGGGAGAATTTAAGCAAATAGCCGGATCACAAGAATCCTCACAGCCAACGACATTATCTTATCTTATGTTGTACTGAGGCGGGGCTAATCAAGGTTTTTTCATTACGCAAAGTCTCAAACAAACATCTAACACCTCAACAAATACTGCTGCATTCTAAATTCCAAGGGTAGACTCCAAACCATATACCAAAAGATGACTATTTAGCAATATACATAATGATTATACAATATTATAAATCCTGATTTTCCAGATAATTTGAAACTAAAACAGGGATGGATCCCCCTGTAGCACCAAGTTTCAACAACCAGCTCAATCAGCAGGAGCAAACACAGATGGCTATGTGCCTATGTGTAATctaaaatttataaactttTGCTACTGGGCCAATACAGAAATGAGATTATTTGTATATACCAATGCCATGTTACTCTATCTAAAATGGAGTATTGCGATTTGATCATGATTCCTAAATAGCTTCAAATAAACAGATCACAGTCCTTTTTTACAATCCGAATCTCTCATACTAATCCGCCTCTGTAAATGCAAAGAGGATGAACAACGCTGTTGCACCACCCAAGTTGTGCAGGGGCAAATAAGTAAACAGCCTCAAGTTCATACAATAGGATACTAGTTTGACAATGCAATCCAGCCTTCAACACATACCAAACAACAAGAAAGAACCGTTGTGAAAACATGAAATATATCATGTATGAAATTATTGGTTGAAACTAGTTTATCATATGCATTGCAATTATCTACATGCGGACTAAGAGACCCTTTTAAAATCAAGTCAACAATGATTGTCACACAAAATCTGTCAATGgtgttaaaaaaaatgaagtgcAGCGCTGATTTAAGGTCTGTAACCTTAGATTGGATTTAGTATCATGAATACTAAAAGAGCCGCAATAACTTATAAAAAAGTTGAAAAGTAGTAATTTTAGAGTCTGTTATCTATAAAAATGCTGCGGGAATTAACTTTTAGTCTACTTGTCCTTTATGTATTCCTGGATCCTCACATTACAGTagaaaatgaaagataatAATGCAATACGGAGGTCAAATGAAGGTTGAGCTTCAGACAAGAAGTCAAGAAGTGACCCAGGTAGCATACCTCAGACATGGCTGCTTCCTGCTTTCAGTTTACTTGTTCTTCTGTATTAGTTTTCACTTCATATTGGTGAAAAATTACCTACAATGTCATGAAGTAAGTGTCAGGTGGTGGAGGGGAATAAACCATGAGTGAATCAGATCATATCAGGAAGCAAAATTCAACGGTTGAACTACTACTAGTGCAACCACCAAGTAAATAAACATTAACATCTACTTTCTCACTGCTGGTACTGCATTTATAATGTACAGGGAAGCGAATGTGGCATCATTCATGAAAATACTATGAGTAAAACTCCAATAGAATATTTCGTGAATTTTTGGAATGTTCATTACATTTGTTGTTTTCTGCATCCTTTGCAAGCTCTTCTACATATAAGGTGTCTACTTAATGAAACTGGGGATTTTTGAAACAGAAACGAATCACTCAGACCAGTGAATTTCAAAAAGAGTTCACTGTCGTTCATTTAGGAAATCATGAAGTTCCTATATACTGTggtttttttacttttaagtTTGTGATCCAATATATAAGCACTATTACATTGGAGATGACCTCTGTGATCTTAGATTACAGACTAAATTGTGAGTCACTAATACCTTCTACACCATATGAAGCACAATTACTCATTTAAACCAGAAAGTAAGTCTCACTGTAGCAAGCTATGTGAAATATTATTTCAGTTATTTGGGATTTTCATGAATATTTGCAGTTTAACAGAACAAGAAACTTATGTAACCAGCCTCTGATGCGTGACACAGAGAAATAGCAAATAGCTCAATTGAATAATAATGGTAACAAACTTGATtttgaaatcaaagcaaagcACAGATACAGAGAGAAGAACCGATCCAACATAGGAGTGTGTATAACCCATTAACTGGTTTCcttaagaatgaaaaaaacaaTGTACAGAAATGTACATAGAGTAAAACATAATAAGCTATCTAACTTCAGACTATGAACAGATTATGCAATAATTGGTTTCTAGCTTCAGACTATTCATTTAGACCAGCAACTGAGAAGGAAGACTCTGATCATCATTAGTATTATGTTCATGCATTGAGCAAAAGATACAAAAACTCACTACTTTCCTCCAGACCAGAATGATCATTATCACTGGATACCAAGTTGAAGTTATTGCTGTCGTAGCAAGTTGGAGTCTGTCCAAGCAGTTCATCAACAGTAGAGAAATCAGGATTATTGTCAACATATAGCTCAGGGTAAAACTCAGGATAATAACAATCTTGATCAACTTGAAACTGATTGGGGGCCGACACTTCTTGAAGCAACGGATGATCTTGATCCCACTCGAAATCGATCTGTTCCATTTTGGGTTGTTCCATATTAGGCTCATCATCAACACTGCtgtcatcttcttcctcctggaCACAACTCTGTTCCCTTCTACGCCTCTTTGGTTTAGGCTGATCCAGAACAGCTTTCCCCTTCTTTCCATTAATCCTGGTCTTTCTCTTCCGAGCAGTTGAGGTTGGTGTCGCCTTTCTAGGGCTCTTCCTTAAAGAACATACCACAATATCACAATCATCGTCAACAGTCTGGTATTCCTGCATCAACCAAGCGTTGTTTTGCTTCTCGTCACAACCCTCCTCGTACCTAAACTCCCTCCTTATCCCAATGACAAGACCATCAGCGACAATATCCCTGGGATGTTGGCCGCTCCAGGTTCCCGAGCCCACTTTCCTATCGAACCTCTTGGCGGTTGGACTCAGCCTTTTTCGACGGGTGAAGAAATAGAGACTATGTTGTTCATCCTCGCACTCATTGCCGCCGTACATGTCCCATACAACCCAGGGCTCATTTTGGCCGAAGAAATCAGCACAATCGTGGATGAAGTCGGACTGGAACTCGTCGCCGTTAGCAATCCGGTTGTGGAGATAGTAATCGACGATTTCCTGTTCGGTAGGGTGGAACCTCAACCCCACTGCGATACCCAATTTGCTTGTTGATGACCGTCGAGGTCGAGTCTTGGGCTCTTGTTTCTTGTTGGAGGGGATTGGAGGCCTGGATCTGGATCTTAAGGTCACCATATTCAGAAACAGAGGAATTGATTTCTTCTCTCCGAATTAGGGTTTCGAGGAGAATtgagagaaaatgagaaacAGAGAAAACTAATTGAGTGAGGAGTGGGGAGTGGGGAGTGGGGAGTATTTATAGAAGTAGGGAAATCCTAAACGGAAACGGAATTACCAAAACTCCTTAACCCGCTGACACGCGGTTTTGCATCTGTCAACGGATAGGAGAGAAGTCCTAGACTCATTGGGTTTCCCAttgaaaggagaaaaaaacGACAATAGTTTTCTACTTTTCTTTAGTAAATGGGAAGTCACACATAGAAGCTTCTTCTTTAGTCCAGGATTGATTCTAGATAATTACTCAATATACGAAATTATTATTACTCAATATATTAAAGCAATAGACAACCAATTAAGTGGGCTGATAGACGTGGAAGCATATAAACATAACATATGGAGACTACGAAATTATTATTACTCAATATATTAAAGCAATAGACAACCAATTAAGTGGGCTGATAGACGTGGAAGCATATAAACATAACATATGGAGACTTGACCCGCTCAACTAAAACACATAACCCAGCAAAAAAGGCTCATCACTGTAGCATCAAATTGTTGTAGTTAAAGCACTTCACAGTATATGGTAAGTCCATGTATAATGACGGTTATACTCTTAGTTATGTATATATCTTTGGAGGCCTAGATCTAGATCTTCATGCCACCATGTTTGTAGAAACAGAGCAAATTGCTTCGggagagaaaaaaattaggttTTGAACAAAGAAAGTGGAGTGGAGAATCGagagaaatatataaaattggaATGGGGTGACTGACGAGTGAAGACTTAAGATGAATTTATAAAGCAAAGCGATTTACCCTAATCCTAAACGGAAGATTTAACTAAACACGCATTTGGGAGTTCGGATACGGTTTTGCATCTATCAACATACATCCTAACATAAGTAAGAAGGTTTCCTTATATTaaaaggagaaaataaaaaaaaaatttaagaagAAGGGATTGTATTCCATCGACAAGTGTCATCACGACCAACATTGATAGTTCAAACATGGAGCAAAAGCTTCTACATGAAACTCTATGAGGGTTCAACACGACTACAATCGaataatgaaaaacaaaaatttaaaatccAAAAGGTGTCCAAAAACAACGTTGACAACTAAACTctaaaaccaaaagagaaaatgcaGAAAGATAACTACACAAACCTAATTATCCCCGTCTATTTTGAGTAGCTTGGGGCCTATGGACATGAGCGGTTGTTAGGGTCATTTTGTAAACAGGTAGCTTGATGGCCTGATTTCCTCTTTCTACCCCTTCTGAGTTCGGGACTGGGTCTAAAGCTTCAAAACAGCTTTGTTGTGTTTCCCCAAATCTCCCATGCAGTAGAATTAAGTTGCTGTGGTGGCATGATATGTATTGGCAGGAACTTCATatggatttgataatgaacaAAAAACATGAAGGGGCATGCAAGAAGGCATGTGGCATGGGAGTTAAAGTACATGATTTGCAAAAGACGAGATGCTTGCTACTATAAATGGTTGTTGAGGTTAATCTGGTGTAGGGAAGATAGAAGAAATTTGAGGTGCATGGTTAAGCTTATGGCTGTCTAGAGCTTGAAAATAGTTTTGGGTTGGAATGCTTTGCTTGTTGCTTGAAGTTTGCTTATTGGATCTGGATGTATTGCTTGAGGTTATTGCTTGGGGGAGTTCTGTGTTTTTCTGCTAGGAAGTTTTGTCCGATTGCAACAACTATAAGCCTCATGGTGTAAAACTTCTGGACATCAAAGGGAATCataatgttctaaatatccaaACAAGGCAATAACCACATGGCTTAGAGCTGCTTTATTGTACTGTTAGGTGGAGTATGAAATTGGAGCAACATATTTCTAGATAATGGCTACTATGTGGTCACAATCTTGATGTTGGTACAATTGGAAGGGCTTGTAACATGGTAATACTGATAATAGATATAAGAGGAAGTCAAATGTGGGTTTTATATCTGATGCATAAGAATGTGGGTTATTGTAGGGTAATTGTGAGCATAATTAATGGTACTGCTGGGAAAACTAATTGTTTTGTGGTAGCACTTGTAATTGTGTTTAAGCATGTGGGCTTGAATTTCTAATCTTTGCATGCCCATGTAAAGATTAAGATTATTGGGCTCGATTTTGGTCCTAAGTCTAAAATCGGCAATAATCGATATCTAAAATGGGCCTCATGTACTCCCATGACCTTCCACACCACATCCAAACTTATAGCCCCAAGAGCGTGATTGTGGCTTAGGTCCACGTGCGTGGCATGCCGGATTGAGAAACTATGTAATATTTTGGCTTCCCGGATGTAATTATGCATGTGTagatttttattgtgtttaGAGTATGTATACGGCATATTTGTGCTTTTTTGGGTATAGACAACGGTGTTCGTCAGCTCATCAAAGCAGTAGACACGCAGCTTCAGATTAGGGGCATGAGGTGCCAAAGTTGTGCATGCCCATATCATTTGAGCTAGTCTCATTGTAAATGAGAGTTCGTGTTCAACTCACAACAGGCACATTGTAGCATATATGTTGCTCTTGATTCTTGAAAATTAATGAAACTGAAATTAAATACACACAAAACTAACCCTGACTTAGATTTCCAAGCAAAATGAGGCTTAGATTTTGAACACCGATGACAAGCTTAATGATGCCTATTAATTAAAAGGTTAgtgaaaatggtaaatattttACCATGTGAATACAATTCTCCCGAGTTATTTCACAGTCACATTGACCGTTCAAAAAGTATGGGTAAATCTACAGCTCAAATCATTTCTATCTCAAACTTATACTAAATGTCTAAACTACTCTGGTGGTATTTTCAGTCGTCTGCTTAATTGTATAGAGAGACTTGATTATATACGCAACATAGCAGAGATGATGTAGGTAGATTttacaatttgttttttaattgatAATTAATCTTCATTTGAGGATGACTACTCCCACATTTTAACTTGTCATCCCATTAACATGGCCAATCCAAAGTATTAGAGGGTATGGTGCGGAAAAAAATCAGACCTTTCGtatttatgaaaaataatagtaATTATAAATATCAATATTACAAAGAAAGTTGCATATATTATGCTTGTAAACAAACTTTGTAAGATTCATGGTAATTCAAAACTTAACTACGTCAACAAGGAAAAATAACTATTTCAATTAGCTAAAAAATTGACCTCCTTGCACTTTATCTGCAAATTCATCAATCAATTTTTCATAATCAATTTCTTCTAGGACTTCACTCTCAATTGAAATCAAAGATAAAGTATTCAATCTAGTTTTGGACATATTCGATCTCAAAGTGGTATCTACAACAATATATAAACCAAACAGGTCTCCCTCTACAAAAATAACAACAAAttcctttcttcttttcttcaagAGAAAAACACTTACTAAGTTCGCTAGAATTCAAGGTCTAGTGCTAGACTCTTGGATTATTGATAGTTGTATCCTGATAATCAGAAGCCTAACGAACTACAAGCACTGAGTAAGGGCAAAATTCTGTCTAAAGGACATTGCCAATTTCCAAGCCTCTATCAGAACCTTGCTCATGTTGTGAATGAAGAAGTTCCCAAGGCAGAAGGAGATTATCCTGGGGAACAATTAAATGGAATTGATGCATGGAAACATTGTGAGTTCCTCTTTGTAGAAACTATATCCTAAATGGTCTGGATGATGCATTGTATGATGTGTATAGGTCATACAATATTGCAAAGGAACTTTGGGAATCTTTGGAGAAAAAAATACAAAGTAGATGATGTTGGTTCAAAGAAATTCATCATAGAAATTTATGAATTATAAGATGGTGGACATCAAAATTGTTGTTAGTCAAGTTGGTGAACTCCAAGTGATCATTCATGAACTTTATGATGAAGGTATGGTTATTTATGAAAGCTTTCAAGTTGGTTCTATTACAGAGAAATCACCACCTTCTTGGAAATATTTTAAAGTCCATTTGAAGCATAAGAATAGTGAAATGTTAATGGAGAatttggttctaaaattgagaGTGCAAGAAGATCATTTGAACAGTGAGAAACATGATGATGACACTGGATTTGAAGCCAAGGCTAATATGGTTGAGGGAGAAACTTCCAAGCCGAATTCAAGGGTCAAAAACTCAAAAGCAATAAACATGTTATCAAGTTTGCACCAAAGACCAAGAATTTCAAGAAAATTAAAGGTAGTTGTTGGGTGTGTGGAAAACTTAGACATGAGGCACAAGAATGTCGTCACAAGAAAGATGAGACTGCTTCTAATGCGAATAACAATAACCAAGCGAATGTGGATGTAGATATGGATAATTTTGTGGTTGTTGTACATTTATGAAGTTTACTTGGTGAATGACAACAAAGATTGGTGGATTGATACTGGTGCGATAAGGCATATAAGTGGAGTTAGAAATATGTTTACCACATATCAACCACTTAATGGTGAAGATCAATTGTTCATGGGAAATGCATCTGCATCAAGTGTTGTTGGGAAGGGAAATGTGGTTTTGACATTGACTGCTGGGAAAAACTCACTCTTATTAATGTGCTACATGTTcctgaaattagaaaaaaaatcttgtgTCTGGACATTTTGTTGAGCAATAAAGATTTTAAAGCTTGTTTTTTGAATCTGACAAGTTCTTCTCACTAAGGGAGAGACTTTTGTAGGAAAGAGCAACCTTGTAGAAGGGCTCTTTAAACTCAATCTGTATGTATATGATGGtgctaataataatataaatacgtattatacCTACTTGCTTGAGTCTTCTAATGTTTGGCATGATAGATGTGCAGGTCGTAATAGATCGACTATCATGCTAGTTCTTGCTCCAGCATGAGAGTTCCATTTCAAGGAAGGACGACGTACCATGatactttttgtttttttttgtttattatggTAGTTCAAAGGCACTCTTCCTAATCTGAGTTGAGATAGAATAAGACCCAGACATAGAGTCCGCCGGAAGGGGTTTTTTccattgatttttttactcCCTTCTGGCCGGTTCTTCTCTTTCCCCACGACCACGAGTAAAAAGCCCCTTCCAGATGGAGTAGTGCATTTATGTCTTGAAAGCCAGATAGAAGTTTTGATCTCT encodes:
- the LOC126787193 gene encoding NAC domain-containing protein 41-like → MVTLRSRSRPPIPSNKKQEPKTRPRRSSTSKLGIAVGLRFHPTEQEIVDYYLHNRIANGDEFQSDFIHDCADFFGQNEPWVVWDMYGGNECEDEQHSLYFFTRRKRLSPTAKRFDRKVGSGTWSGQHPRDIVADGLVIGIRREFRYEEGCDEKQNNAWLMQEYQTVDDDCDIVVCSLRKSPRKATPTSTARKRKTRINGKKGKAVLDQPKPKRRRREQSCVQEEEDDSSVDDEPNMEQPKMEQIDFEWDQDHPLLQEVSAPNQFQVDQDCYYPEFYPELYVDNNPDFSTVDELLGQTPTCYDSNNFNLVSSDNDHSGLEESSNFSPI